One stretch of Harmonia axyridis chromosome 1, icHarAxyr1.1, whole genome shotgun sequence DNA includes these proteins:
- the LOC123688619 gene encoding uncharacterized protein LOC123688619 isoform X2, whose translation MKQRIWIQRIRYQRTLLPPNQSVNACFENSDSSMAYLAMDWSSDFTLQFLKLYRNERCLWDPLDEHYKRREYVTGAWHRLVESTGKPLAELKRKRESLMATFRGHSRRKKASMMEGAEGSAVYQPVWFAFNLMESFLGEVYGIQNTNDVNTADVETSDSTDLPHQEEYDYFSSAAPTPSRAVATPPPSHQHPAKRRRTTIEPRDTENVVTEIYTLLNSVLAKKEEEEDECEMYCKIMVKRLRKIPEHERQQLMHDMDGMVLKAMFRARNDEANSSNSYSMEPSTSMRSSRGHRNLRNEEEEIDSKADIVLFEEGDR comes from the exons ATGAAACAGAGGATCTGGATACAGAGGATCCGCTACCAGAGGACATTACTTCCACCGAATCA GTCTGTGAATGCTTGTTTCGAGAACTCGGATAGCAGTATGGCTTATTTGGCGATGGATTGGAGCTCGGACTTCACGCTGCAATTCCTCAAATTGTACAGGAACGAACGCTGTCTTTGGGACCCGTTGGACGAGCACTACAAGAGGAGAGAATATGTTACTGGCGCTTGGCACAGACTGGTGGAAAGTACCGGAAAACCTTTGGCTGAGCTGAAGAGGAAGAGGGAGTCCTTGATGGCTACTTTCAGGGGACATTCGAGAAGGAAGAAGGCTTCGATGATGGAGGGGGCAGAAGGGAGTGCTGTATATCAACCTGTTTGGTTCGCCTTTAACTTGATGGAAAGCTTTCTTGGCGAGGTGTATGGTATTCAGAATACGAATGATGTG aatacgGCCGACGTCGAAACTTCAGATAGTACAGACCTGCCCCACCAAGAAGAATACGATTACTTCTCATCTGCTGCTCCAACCCCTTCACGAGCTGTGGCAACTCCTCCTCCAAGTCATCAACATCCAGCCAAACGTCGCAGAACGACCATAGAACCACGAGACACAGAAAACGTGGTCACAGAAATTTACACCTTGCTGAATAGCGTTCTGGCCaagaaggaagaagaagaagacgaatGCGAGATGTACTGCAAGATCATGGTGAAGAGGTTGAGGAAGATACCAGAGCACGAAAGGCAGCAGCTTATGCATGACATGGACGGGATGGTATTGAAGGCTATGTTCAGGGCGCGAAATGATGAGGCCAATTCGTCTAATAGCTATTCTATGGAACCATCGACATCGATGCGCTCGAGTCGAGGTCATAGGAATTTGAGGAATGAGGAGGAGGAAATCGATAGTAAAGCGGATATAGTGCTTTTTGAAGAGGGGGATAGATAA
- the LOC123688619 gene encoding uncharacterized protein LOC123688619 isoform X1: MIECDKMEFNETEDLDTEDPLPEDITSTESVRSVNACFENSDSSMAYLAMDWSSDFTLQFLKLYRNERCLWDPLDEHYKRREYVTGAWHRLVESTGKPLAELKRKRESLMATFRGHSRRKKASMMEGAEGSAVYQPVWFAFNLMESFLGEVYGIQNTNDVNTADVETSDSTDLPHQEEYDYFSSAAPTPSRAVATPPPSHQHPAKRRRTTIEPRDTENVVTEIYTLLNSVLAKKEEEEDECEMYCKIMVKRLRKIPEHERQQLMHDMDGMVLKAMFRARNDEANSSNSYSMEPSTSMRSSRGHRNLRNEEEEIDSKADIVLFEEGDR, translated from the exons ATGATTGAGTGTGATAAAATGGAGTTCAATGAAACAGAGGATCTGGATACAGAGGATCCGCTACCAGAGGACATTACTTCCACCGAATCAGTAAG GTCTGTGAATGCTTGTTTCGAGAACTCGGATAGCAGTATGGCTTATTTGGCGATGGATTGGAGCTCGGACTTCACGCTGCAATTCCTCAAATTGTACAGGAACGAACGCTGTCTTTGGGACCCGTTGGACGAGCACTACAAGAGGAGAGAATATGTTACTGGCGCTTGGCACAGACTGGTGGAAAGTACCGGAAAACCTTTGGCTGAGCTGAAGAGGAAGAGGGAGTCCTTGATGGCTACTTTCAGGGGACATTCGAGAAGGAAGAAGGCTTCGATGATGGAGGGGGCAGAAGGGAGTGCTGTATATCAACCTGTTTGGTTCGCCTTTAACTTGATGGAAAGCTTTCTTGGCGAGGTGTATGGTATTCAGAATACGAATGATGTG aatacgGCCGACGTCGAAACTTCAGATAGTACAGACCTGCCCCACCAAGAAGAATACGATTACTTCTCATCTGCTGCTCCAACCCCTTCACGAGCTGTGGCAACTCCTCCTCCAAGTCATCAACATCCAGCCAAACGTCGCAGAACGACCATAGAACCACGAGACACAGAAAACGTGGTCACAGAAATTTACACCTTGCTGAATAGCGTTCTGGCCaagaaggaagaagaagaagacgaatGCGAGATGTACTGCAAGATCATGGTGAAGAGGTTGAGGAAGATACCAGAGCACGAAAGGCAGCAGCTTATGCATGACATGGACGGGATGGTATTGAAGGCTATGTTCAGGGCGCGAAATGATGAGGCCAATTCGTCTAATAGCTATTCTATGGAACCATCGACATCGATGCGCTCGAGTCGAGGTCATAGGAATTTGAGGAATGAGGAGGAGGAAATCGATAGTAAAGCGGATATAGTGCTTTTTGAAGAGGGGGATAGATAA
- the LOC123688621 gene encoding maternal protein exuperantia, which yields MVQNEESVSGNDAPVYLPDKPARGVANGKYRMVGWEIDTTGRRLIDEICQIAAYTPKSQFSQYIMPYADINPPYVRKHALRVVNAGRYRMLRDIKNNTFIKTKSEISALTDFLQWLEENRGDATDGIILIYHENRKAAPGMLLEALRRYELLNRFNNVVKGFANGYEISSSKCGNTTKAFTLRMMAKILLGYEGNDFTSAKERAKSTYEIAIHLAQGEKQDLDSKACGDSTGLEPHLIEFICPFTNPIIAEEEEIIELKDLLKIQNTFRPVFRDLLSGTRLERKHASHLRRLLAENNINYDKLKEAYETEAKEGLDKILKSEVANAEEKDLTELLEILDCFFDPEKKPVQPKVRFYPNQNNNRKQPRQRRNSNRQKNKKTSEPMSPNISSDNPTDSVSDASPRSEIKEPEVITLVA from the exons ATGGTACAAAACGAGGAATCGGTTTCAGGAAATGACGCACCGGTTTATCTTCCTGACAAACCAGCCAGGGGTGTTGCCAATGGTAAATATCGCATGGTAGGTTGGGAAATTGACACAACTGGACGACGGCTTATTGACGAGATATGTCAAATTGCCGCATATACCCCAAAATCACAATTTTCACAGTATATAATGCCTTATGCTGATATCAACCCGCCCTATGTACGAAAGCATGCACTCCGAGTAGTCAATGCGGGCAGATATAGGATGCTGAGAGATATCAAAAACAATACATTTATCAAGACAAAGAGTGAAATATCCGCACTGACTGATTTCCTACAATGGTTGGAAGAAAATCGCGGAGATGCTACTGATGGCATCATTTTGATCTATCATGAAAACAGAAAAGCAGCTCCTGGCATGCTGCTGGAAGCTTTAAGACGTTACGAACTGTTGAATCGTTTCAACAATGTTGTGAAGGGTTTTGCCAATGGATATGAAATATCCTCTTCTAAATGTGGTAATACTACTAAAGCCTTCACTCTCAGAATGATGGCCAAAATCCTGTTAGGATATGAAGGCAATGACTTCACAAGTGCAAAAGAAAGGGCCAAATCTACTTATGAAATTGCTATTCATTTAGCTCAAGGGGAAAAACAGGATTTGGACTCTAAAGCTTGTGGTGACAGTACCGGTTTGGAACCTCATTTGATTGAATTCATTTGTCCTTTCACTAATCCAATTATAGCTgaggaagaagaaataataGAATTGAAG gACTTGCTAAAAATCCAAAACACCTTCCGACCAGTGTTCAGAGATCTGTTGAGTGGAACTCGACTAGAAAGGAAACACGCTAGTCACCTTAGAAGACTGCTTGCtgaaaataatatcaattaTGATAAGCTGAAAGAAGCCTACGAGACAGAAGCCAAAGAAGGACtcgataaaatattgaaatcagaG GTTGCAAATGCAGAAGAAAAAGATCTAACTGAACTACTAGAAATCCTAGACTGTTTCTTTGACCCTGAAAAGAAACCAGTACAGCCCAAAGTGAGATTCTACCCCAACCAGAACAATAACAGAAAGCAACCTCGCCAGAGGAGGAATTCGAACAGACAGAAGAACAAGAAAACCTCTGAGCCGATGAGTCCCAACATTTCCAGCGACAACCCAACTGACTCGGTCAGCGATGCATCACCCAGAAGTGAAATAAAAGAGCCAGAAGTAATAACTTTGGTAGCTTAG
- the LOC123688620 gene encoding peroxisomal multifunctional enzyme type 2, which translates to MSELRYDDRVVVVTGAGAGLGRAYAHLFASRGAKVVVNDLGGGRHGDGSSSKAADTVVEEIKSRGGIAVADYNSVVEGDKIIKTALDNFGRVDVLINNAGILRDKGFARISDQDWDLVHQVHLKGSFKTTQAAFPIFKKQNYGRIIMTSSNSGIYGNFGQANYSAAKMGLIGLANTIAIEGKRSNIHCNVIIPTAASRLTEDILPPDIYAELKPELIAPVVAYLCHESCKDTGLYIDSAAGWAGKCEIVRSKGSLLRNSKNDGVTIENVRNVWEKVKNMEGASKLGCIEEATLSLLTTLEEMDGGAGNSNETPASTVDDVYKYNYRDVIIYALGVGTSLKNEGELKYIYENHEEFTALPSFFVLPAIQSIFMSDFIEKAVAGRTVNLSQALHGEQYIEILGNLPTEGTLVSKASVVEVMDKGSGAAVVVNVDSYTPKGDLVIRNQSVIFCVGAGGFGGPRTGTKAVQCVKRPQRNPDKTVSQQTGVDQAALYRLSGDLNPLHIDPNMAIISGFKTPILHGLATLGYSVRMILGAYANNDSTLFKACKARFMKPVIPGQTLKVDMWRENNRIYFETSITETNTVVIGGAYIDLKSINMQPTINKLSSGLQSDAIFEFVIDQVKADPAKAKSVGGVFLYKITKDGKEAKQWTMDLKNASVYEGAPKDVKANTTLTISDDDFLALAQGKLNPQVAFMKGKLKIQGNIMLAQKLAPILKANAKL; encoded by the exons ATGAGTGAATTACGTTATGATGACAGGGTAGTTGTGGTAACTGGAGCTGGTGCAGGCTTAGGAAGGGCCTATGCCCATCTATTTGCATCCAGGGGAGCTAAGGTTGTTGTTAATGATCTTGGTGGAGGCAGACATGGAGATGGTAGCTCCTCCAAAGCTGCTGATACAGTGGTTGAAGAAATAAAGTCAAGAG gTGGTATTGCCGTAGCTGACTATAATTCAGTAGTAGAAGgtgataaaatcataaaaacagCTTTGGACAACTTTGGACGTGTTGATGTTCTCATCAACAATGCAGGAATTCTCCGAGATAAAGGTTTTGCAAGAATATCTGATCAAGATTGGG ATCTTGTGCATCAAGTTCACCTTAAAGGAAGTTTTAAGACTACACAAGCAGCCTTCCCAATATTCAAAAAGCAGAACTATGGTAGAATTATCATGACATCTTCGAACTCTGGAATTTACG GTAACTTTGGTCAGGCAAATTACTCTGCAGCCAAAATGGGCCTGATTGGTTTGGCAAACACAATAGCTATTGAAGGAAAGAGGAGTAATATTCATTGTAATGTTATTATACCTACTGCCGCTAGTAGACTTACAGAGGATATTTTACCTCCTGACATATATGCAGAGTTGAAACCAGAACTGATAGCTCCAGTTGTG GCTTACCTATGCCATGAAAGCTGCAAGGACACCGGTTTATATATTGATTCAGCTGCCGGTTGGGCAGGAAAATGTGAGATTGTAAGATCGAAAGGGTCACTGTTGAGAAACAGCAAGAATGATGGTGTTACAATAGAAAATGTGAGAAATGTTTGGGAGAAGGTTAAAAACATGGAGGGAGCTAGTAAACTAGGTTGTATTGAAGAAGCCACGTTGTCCTTGCTAACCACTCTTGAAGAAATGGATGGAGGGGCAGGTAACAGCAATGAAACACCTGCATCTACAGTTGATGATGTTTACAAGTACAATTATAGAGATGTTATCATTTATGCTTTGGGTG ttgGTACATCGTTGAAAAATGAGGGCGAACTGAAATATATTTACGAAAACCATGAAGAATTCACAGCTTTACCATCTTTCTTTGTTTTACCCGCAATACAATCTATCTTCATGtcagatttcatagaaaaagCAGTTGCTGGTCGAACTGTCAACCTCAGTCAAGCTCTGCATGGTGAACAGTACATTGAAATTCTTGGTAATTTACCTACAGAGGGCACTCTTGTGTCTAAAGCCTCTGTGGTTGAGGTTATGGATAAAGGCTCCGGAGCAGCTGTCGTGGTTAATG tTGATTCTTATACACCAAAGGGGGATTTAGTGATACGTAACCAATCAGTTATCTTCTGCGTTGGTGCTGGTGGTTTTGGAGGCCCTCGTACTGGCACCAAAGCTGTTCAGTGTGTGAAAAGACCCCAGAGAAATCCAGATAAGACTGTGAGCCAACAAACCGGAGTAGATCAAGCTGCTCTGTATAGGTTAAGTG GAGATTTGAATCCTTTACATATTGATCCTAACATGGCCATCATAAGTGGCTTCAAAACGCCAATTCTTCACGGTTTAGCCACTTTAGGTTATTCTGTAAGGATGATATTGGGAGCTTATGCAAACAACGACAGCACACTGTTCAAGGCTTGTAAg GCACGTTTCATGAAACCAGTTATACCAGGTCAAACTTTGAAAGTTGACATGTGGAGAGAGAATAACAGAATCTATTTTGAAACTTCTATCACTGAAACAAATACTGTTGTAATTGGTG GAGCATACATAGACTTGAAATCAATCAATATGCAACCAACGATCAACAAACTATCTTCAGGATTACAAAGTGATGCTATTTTCGAGTTCGTTATTGATCAGGTGAAAGCTGACCCTGCAAAAGCAAAATCAGTTGGGGGAGTTTTTCTATATAAAATTACCAAAGACGGAAAAGAGGCCAAACAATGGA CAATGGACCTGAAGAATGCCTCAGTGTACGAGGGTGCTCCAAAAGATGTCAAAGCTAACACGACCCTCACAATCTCTGATGATGATTTCTTAGCTTTGGCTCAGGGCAAACTTAACCCACAAGTCGCATTTATGAAAGGAAAATTGAAAATCCAAGGCAACATTATGTTGGCACAAAAATTGGCCCCCATTCTGAAAGCCAATGCCAAACTTTAA